Proteins found in one Pseudomonas sp. P8_241 genomic segment:
- a CDS encoding glycosyltransferase: protein MKVLFLVQKDQRAILDRLYDGVAAHCECDLRWLSSDEQRNLRSYFRREVDVSQYDRIVFFLRFKQEIRQVGFIRTIPNLVILEHDAYQNYIPCKYTGKFSAHYRRLPWARIISSGFVVTERLRGEGFDAVFVPKGYDQTQLEDQGRDRDIELAFVGSTNSVAYSGRKALLDELADVEPLVVTRTKSGEEYRDTLNRIRFFVSADVGMGEFMIKNFEAMACGCVLLAYDQGEPESQALGLRDMHNIVFYRDIAQLREKLGKLRSDPDLAERIARNGRDLAVSQFSFARIGQQIVEALNPPLRVRAPLSLLEKVRSKLGI, encoded by the coding sequence ATGAAAGTTCTATTTCTGGTACAGAAGGATCAGCGGGCCATCCTGGACCGTTTATATGACGGCGTGGCAGCTCATTGCGAGTGCGACCTACGGTGGCTGAGCAGCGATGAGCAGCGCAACCTGCGCAGTTATTTCCGCCGCGAAGTCGATGTATCGCAATATGACCGAATCGTGTTTTTCCTGCGTTTCAAGCAGGAAATTCGCCAGGTCGGATTTATCCGCACGATTCCCAATCTGGTGATTCTCGAACACGATGCCTACCAGAATTACATTCCTTGCAAGTACACCGGTAAGTTCAGCGCGCACTACCGTCGGCTACCGTGGGCACGAATCATCAGTTCCGGTTTCGTGGTCACCGAGCGTTTGCGTGGCGAAGGATTCGACGCGGTGTTCGTTCCCAAGGGCTACGACCAGACTCAGCTTGAGGATCAAGGTCGAGACCGGGATATCGAACTGGCCTTTGTCGGCAGCACCAACAGCGTTGCCTACAGCGGGCGCAAAGCCCTGCTCGATGAGCTTGCCGACGTCGAACCCCTGGTGGTCACCCGTACGAAATCCGGTGAGGAATACCGCGACACACTCAACCGTATCCGTTTTTTTGTAAGCGCCGATGTCGGCATGGGCGAGTTCATGATCAAGAATTTCGAAGCCATGGCCTGCGGCTGTGTATTGCTGGCCTATGACCAGGGAGAGCCGGAGAGTCAGGCGCTGGGGCTGCGGGATATGCACAACATTGTTTTCTACCGGGACATTGCTCAACTTCGGGAAAAACTGGGCAAATTGCGCAGCGATCCGGATCTGGCAGAGCGTATCGCTCGAAACGGTCGAGACCTGGCTGTCAGTCAGTTCAGTTTTGCGCGAATCGGTCAGCAGATCGTTGAGGCGCTCAATCCGCCTTTGCGAGTTCGTGCGCCGCTGAGTCTGTTGGAAAAGGTCCGGTCGAAGCTGGGTATTTGA
- a CDS encoding glycosyltransferase, producing the protein MSIVNVMWASGAPFASTHKVHHQILSQAPAAASIETWLLQGHASECGVFVGKVREWGLSSARLKGRHFWRLTQPWMHYGFQRALKASDARVLLLDGLGVARALLPVVEEMPHLHAVVIFHGSTRLNAFDRALFRRLPATRMTLVAVSQTLATSLNQDLQLPVMTLRSAFDPAAFRSALLTREQARARLGLPLDNTPVLGAVGRLVAGKGFGCLLDAFAAALHERPDMQLVIVGEGAVRAELEARIEALGLRDNVLLTGHLSDVAQLYRAFDWVAMPSLSEGLGLIMQEAVMAGVPVLASDLEVFREQLAHSGWFAPVEDVNAWRDAIVRAFNVSARTIAADQYQELAPDQAWQSFRQTSRALLS; encoded by the coding sequence ATGAGTATCGTCAACGTCATGTGGGCAAGCGGTGCACCGTTCGCCTCGACTCATAAGGTGCACCACCAGATTTTGTCTCAAGCTCCGGCGGCGGCTTCGATTGAAACGTGGCTGCTTCAGGGGCATGCATCCGAATGTGGCGTGTTCGTCGGCAAGGTCCGTGAGTGGGGATTGTCCTCTGCCCGATTGAAGGGGCGACATTTCTGGCGGCTGACCCAGCCCTGGATGCACTACGGTTTTCAGCGTGCCCTCAAGGCCAGCGATGCGCGGGTGCTACTGCTTGATGGCCTGGGTGTCGCACGCGCGCTGTTACCCGTTGTCGAGGAAATGCCACATCTGCACGCGGTGGTGATTTTCCATGGCTCGACGCGGCTTAATGCGTTTGATCGAGCGCTCTTCAGGCGGCTACCGGCTACCCGGATGACATTGGTCGCGGTGTCACAAACCCTGGCGACTTCATTGAATCAGGATCTGCAACTTCCGGTCATGACCCTGCGTAGTGCTTTCGATCCCGCTGCCTTTCGTTCGGCCTTGCTTACACGCGAGCAAGCGCGTGCCCGTTTAGGTCTGCCTCTGGATAACACACCGGTTCTGGGAGCCGTGGGGCGTCTGGTCGCTGGAAAAGGTTTTGGCTGCCTGCTCGATGCCTTTGCTGCGGCATTGCATGAACGGCCCGATATGCAACTGGTGATTGTTGGCGAGGGGGCGGTCCGTGCCGAACTGGAGGCTCGAATTGAGGCATTGGGCCTGCGCGACAACGTCTTGTTAACGGGGCATCTGAGTGATGTGGCGCAGCTCTATCGAGCATTCGACTGGGTGGCGATGCCGTCACTGAGCGAAGGCCTGGGCCTGATCATGCAGGAAGCGGTCATGGCGGGTGTCCCGGTACTGGCCAGTGACCTCGAAGTATTTCGTGAACAACTTGCCCATAGCGGCTGGTTTGCGCCCGTAGAGGATGTGAACGCCTGGCGCGACGCTATCGTGCGAGCGTTCAACGTCTCGGCCAGGACGATCGCAGCAGATCAGTATCAGGAGCTTGCCCCGGATCAAGCCTGGCAGAGCTTCCGCCAGACGTCCCGGGCATTGCTCTCATGA
- a CDS encoding toluene tolerance protein, producing the protein MIEGARVLEADSYGPKVYLLQNGNILKLFRRKRIFSSAMLRPYSKRFIDNAVELQKLGVPTLEVLHYHKLQTPGMTAVLYRPLPGETLRQIASKEGFTWQQALPDLVGLIRSLHQSGIYFRSLHLGNIVVTPDKRMGLIDVADMRFLRAPLPRHLIRRNLQHFARYIARENLNDSFPMNALEQALLPS; encoded by the coding sequence ATGATTGAAGGTGCCAGAGTACTTGAAGCCGACAGCTACGGGCCGAAAGTCTATCTGTTGCAGAATGGGAATATTCTCAAACTGTTCCGTCGCAAGCGCATTTTTTCTTCCGCGATGCTGCGCCCCTACTCGAAACGTTTCATCGACAATGCTGTCGAGTTGCAAAAACTTGGCGTGCCGACCCTGGAGGTCCTGCACTACCACAAACTGCAAACCCCGGGCATGACGGCGGTACTTTATCGACCTCTGCCTGGGGAAACCCTGCGCCAGATCGCCAGCAAGGAAGGCTTCACCTGGCAGCAGGCACTGCCAGACCTTGTGGGGCTGATACGAAGTCTTCATCAATCAGGGATCTACTTTCGGTCACTGCACCTAGGCAACATTGTAGTTACTCCAGACAAACGCATGGGCCTTATTGACGTGGCGGACATGCGCTTTCTGCGTGCGCCGCTACCCCGGCACTTGATCAGGCGCAACCTGCAGCACTTCGCTCGCTATATTGCACGCGAAAACCTGAACGACAGCTTTCCAATGAACGCACTCGAACAGGCATTGCTGCCGTCATGA
- a CDS encoding O-antigen ligase family protein translates to MQEKRWAQVWMTMGLLWFLLAIAAAPTNKIYQQGLVTLLWLPAILFSWSARSRLRELFLEQRWVYLPMLGLLVWSLISLTWTNAPDVFREAKRLLYIVVFVLFFSVFANGRPERVIRTMQWAGVGLSATALVAMIKFYGIDGNAWAARLEGLGELSHPILGGYVIGLAAVWLVFWPPNTGRLQVIWVSALGLLCAFVMLSQSRGAGVALFFTVLAMPMWCGDRRSRIIAAAALIVAVLAVWFFESFVVARGMSYRPQILIASLQMIAEHPWLGLGLGGDYRVLTSGQVFDHTHNLFTHVTIELGIPGLLLWCAIWLAVLYEAWKVRDTRYAKGIIGIWLFSTLAMQFDAASLSGTPRPEWFISWLPIGLASVLVWARASSDACDKISRSS, encoded by the coding sequence ATGCAAGAAAAACGCTGGGCGCAAGTATGGATGACGATGGGTTTGTTGTGGTTCCTGTTGGCCATCGCCGCTGCGCCTACGAACAAGATCTATCAACAAGGGTTGGTCACATTGCTGTGGTTGCCAGCGATATTGTTTTCCTGGTCTGCCCGCTCCCGGCTCCGTGAGTTGTTCCTTGAGCAACGCTGGGTCTACCTGCCGATGCTCGGACTTCTGGTCTGGTCATTGATCAGTCTCACATGGACAAACGCCCCGGACGTTTTTCGCGAGGCCAAGCGATTGCTCTATATCGTGGTGTTTGTGCTGTTTTTTTCGGTTTTTGCCAACGGTCGACCCGAGCGCGTGATTCGGACCATGCAATGGGCAGGTGTGGGCTTGTCAGCGACGGCGTTGGTGGCGATGATCAAGTTTTATGGCATTGATGGAAACGCTTGGGCTGCGCGCCTTGAGGGGCTTGGCGAGTTATCTCATCCGATCCTGGGCGGCTATGTCATTGGGTTGGCGGCTGTCTGGCTTGTGTTCTGGCCTCCCAATACCGGCAGGTTGCAAGTGATCTGGGTATCAGCGTTAGGCTTGCTTTGTGCCTTCGTAATGCTCAGTCAGAGTCGTGGTGCGGGGGTGGCTTTGTTTTTCACGGTACTTGCCATGCCGATGTGGTGCGGTGACCGACGCAGTCGCATCATCGCGGCAGCTGCCTTGATTGTGGCCGTGCTCGCAGTCTGGTTTTTCGAATCCTTCGTCGTGGCGCGCGGTATGTCTTATCGCCCGCAAATCCTGATCGCCAGTCTGCAAATGATCGCTGAACATCCATGGCTTGGCCTGGGGCTGGGTGGCGACTATCGGGTGCTCACGTCGGGTCAGGTTTTTGACCATACGCACAATTTGTTTACCCATGTGACCATTGAATTGGGAATACCTGGGCTCCTGTTGTGGTGTGCGATCTGGTTGGCAGTGCTGTACGAGGCATGGAAAGTCCGGGATACGCGTTATGCCAAGGGAATTATCGGAATCTGGCTGTTTTCTACGCTGGCAATGCAATTTGACGCTGCCAGCTTGTCCGGTACGCCAAGGCCAGAATGGTTTATAAGCTGGTTGCCCATAGGTTTGGCCAGTGTTTTGGTATGGGCGCGGGCCAGTTCCGACGCCTGTGATAAAATTTCGCGTTCTTCCTAA
- the msbA gene encoding lipid A export permease/ATP-binding protein MsbA — protein MSDAPPKAGQDSSLKIYLRLLGYVKPYVGLFLLSIVGFVIFASTQPMLAGILKYFVDGLSNPEAVLFPTVPYLKDLQLLMAVPLLIILIAAWQGLGSFLGNYYLARVSLGLVHDLRVELFNKLLVLPNRYFDTHNSGHLISRITFNVTMVTGAATDAIKVVIREGLTVVFLFAYLLWMNWKLTIVMLAILPLIAFMVGNTSKKFRKQSKKIQVAMGDVTHVASETIQGYRVVRSFGGENYEQQRFAAASQGNTDKQLRMTKTGAVYTPMLQLVIYTAMAVLMFLVLFLRGDATAGDLVAYITAAGLLPKPIRQLSEVSSTIQKGVAGAESIFEQLDVEPEIDNGTVERDRVNGHLLVRNLCFTYPGTEREVLKNINFSAAPGQMVALVGRSGSGKSTLASLIPRFYHHDVGEILLDDVEIEDYRLRNLRRHVAQVTQHVTLFNDTIANNIAYGDLAGAPRADIEKAATDAFAMDFISQMPQGLDTQVGENGVLLSGGQRQRLAIARALLKNAPLLILDEATSALDTESERHIQAALDQVMKGRTTLVIAHRLSTIEKADLILVMDQGQIVERGTHAQLLAQNGYYSRLHAMGLDTPAEDIA, from the coding sequence ATGAGTGATGCACCGCCTAAAGCGGGACAGGATTCCAGCCTGAAAATCTATCTTCGGCTGCTGGGGTACGTAAAACCCTACGTCGGTCTTTTCCTGCTGAGTATCGTCGGCTTCGTGATCTTTGCCTCGACACAGCCGATGCTGGCCGGGATTCTCAAATATTTCGTCGATGGCTTGAGCAACCCCGAAGCGGTGCTCTTTCCCACGGTCCCCTACCTGAAGGATTTGCAGTTGCTGATGGCCGTGCCGCTGCTGATCATCCTGATTGCTGCATGGCAAGGCCTGGGCTCGTTTCTGGGTAACTATTACCTGGCGAGGGTGTCGTTGGGATTGGTGCATGACTTGCGCGTCGAGTTGTTCAACAAGTTGCTGGTGCTACCCAACCGCTACTTCGACACCCATAACTCCGGGCATCTGATCTCGCGCATCACGTTCAACGTGACGATGGTGACCGGCGCCGCCACGGACGCCATCAAAGTGGTGATCCGCGAAGGCTTGACCGTGGTTTTCCTGTTTGCCTATTTGTTGTGGATGAACTGGAAGCTGACCATTGTGATGCTCGCAATCCTGCCGCTGATTGCATTCATGGTGGGTAACACCAGCAAGAAATTTCGCAAGCAGAGCAAAAAGATCCAGGTGGCCATGGGCGACGTGACTCACGTGGCTTCCGAGACCATTCAGGGCTATCGCGTAGTTCGTAGCTTCGGTGGCGAAAATTACGAGCAGCAACGCTTTGCCGCTGCCAGCCAAGGCAATACCGACAAGCAATTGCGCATGACCAAGACGGGTGCGGTCTATACGCCGATGCTGCAATTGGTGATCTACACCGCCATGGCTGTATTGATGTTCCTGGTGCTGTTCCTGCGTGGCGACGCAACGGCCGGTGATCTGGTGGCCTATATCACCGCCGCCGGCCTGTTGCCCAAACCGATCAGGCAGCTGTCGGAAGTCAGTTCGACTATTCAGAAGGGCGTTGCCGGGGCGGAGAGCATTTTCGAGCAACTCGACGTTGAGCCGGAAATTGATAACGGCACGGTTGAGCGTGATCGTGTCAACGGCCACCTGCTAGTACGCAACCTCTGCTTCACGTATCCGGGAACCGAGCGTGAAGTCTTGAAGAACATCAACTTCTCGGCGGCGCCGGGACAGATGGTCGCGTTGGTCGGTCGCTCCGGCAGCGGCAAGTCGACCCTGGCCAGCCTGATTCCACGTTTCTATCATCACGACGTTGGAGAAATCCTGCTCGATGATGTCGAGATCGAGGACTATCGCCTGCGTAATCTGCGTCGTCATGTTGCGCAAGTCACACAGCATGTCACCCTGTTCAACGACACCATTGCCAACAACATCGCTTACGGTGACCTGGCCGGTGCACCCCGTGCCGACATTGAAAAGGCCGCTACGGATGCATTTGCAATGGACTTCATTTCCCAGATGCCCCAGGGCCTGGATACCCAGGTTGGTGAAAATGGCGTGCTGCTGTCCGGTGGCCAACGCCAGCGTCTGGCGATAGCCCGGGCGCTGTTGAAAAATGCGCCTTTGCTGATCCTCGACGAGGCGACCTCGGCGCTCGACACCGAGTCCGAGCGGCACATTCAGGCCGCGCTGGACCAGGTCATGAAGGGGCGAACCACACTGGTCATCGCTCACCGTTTGTCGACCATCGAAAAAGCTGACCTGATCCTGGTGATGGATCAGGGCCAGATCGTCGAGCGAGGCACCCACGCGCAGTTGCTGGCCCAAAACGGCTACTATTCGCGCCTGCATGCCATGGGTCTGGACACTCCGGCCGAAGACATCGCCTGA
- the hldE gene encoding bifunctional D-glycero-beta-D-manno-heptose-7-phosphate kinase/D-glycero-beta-D-manno-heptose 1-phosphate adenylyltransferase HldE has product MKLSMPRFDQAPVLVVGDVMLDRYWHGGTSRISPEAPVPVVKVDHIEDRPGGAANVALNIAALGAPASLVGVTGDDEAANSLVNSLQGAGVRAIFQRIAHQPTIVKLRVMSRHQQLLRIDFEEPFATDALALSAQVDELLEGIKVLVLSDYGKGALKNHQALIQAARARGIPVLADPKGKDFSIYRGASLITPNLSEFETIVGGCADEHELVNKGAQLMHDLDLGALLVTRGEHGMTLLRPDHPALHLPARAREVFDVTGAGDTVISTLAAAIAAGEELPHAVALANLAAGIVVGKLGTAAISAPELRRAIQREEGSERGVLGLEQLLLAVDDARAHNERIVFTNGCFDILHAGHVTYLEQARAQGDRLIVAINDDASVSRLKGPGRPINSVDRRMAVLAGLGAVDWVISFPEGTPENLLSAVKPDVLVKGGDYGIDQVVGADIVTAYGGTVKVLGLVENSSTTAIVEKIRKSE; this is encoded by the coding sequence ATGAAGTTGTCCATGCCGCGATTCGATCAAGCCCCTGTCTTGGTGGTCGGCGATGTCATGCTCGACCGTTATTGGCATGGTGGTACCTCACGGATTTCTCCTGAGGCACCGGTACCGGTGGTCAAGGTCGATCACATCGAGGACCGCCCGGGCGGTGCCGCCAACGTTGCCTTGAACATTGCCGCCCTCGGCGCACCGGCCTCGCTGGTCGGTGTGACTGGCGACGATGAAGCCGCCAATAGCCTGGTTAATAGCCTCCAGGGCGCAGGCGTACGCGCCATTTTCCAGCGCATTGCGCACCAGCCAACCATCGTCAAGCTGCGGGTCATGAGCCGTCACCAGCAACTGTTGCGGATTGACTTCGAAGAACCATTCGCCACCGATGCTCTGGCATTATCTGCGCAGGTCGACGAATTGCTTGAAGGCATCAAGGTGCTGGTTCTGTCCGACTACGGTAAAGGCGCCCTGAAAAACCATCAGGCGCTGATCCAGGCCGCTCGCGCCCGGGGTATTCCGGTCCTGGCCGATCCCAAGGGCAAGGATTTCTCGATCTATCGTGGCGCAAGCCTGATCACGCCGAACCTCAGCGAGTTCGAAACTATCGTCGGTGGTTGTGCCGATGAGCATGAACTGGTGAACAAGGGCGCGCAGTTGATGCACGACCTGGATCTGGGCGCCTTGCTGGTGACCCGTGGCGAACACGGCATGACCTTGTTACGCCCGGATCACCCGGCACTGCACCTGCCGGCCCGGGCCCGTGAAGTGTTCGACGTGACGGGTGCCGGTGACACGGTGATTTCCACCCTGGCGGCCGCGATCGCCGCAGGTGAAGAACTGCCTCACGCGGTGGCCCTCGCCAACCTGGCGGCTGGCATTGTCGTCGGCAAACTTGGTACGGCAGCCATCAGCGCGCCGGAATTGCGTCGTGCCATTCAGCGCGAAGAAGGTTCCGAGCGCGGTGTTCTGGGGCTTGAGCAACTGCTGCTGGCCGTTGACGATGCCCGTGCGCACAACGAGCGGATTGTATTTACCAACGGTTGCTTCGACATCCTGCATGCCGGCCACGTGACCTACCTTGAGCAGGCACGGGCGCAAGGCGATCGACTGATCGTTGCGATCAACGATGATGCCTCAGTCAGCCGCCTGAAAGGACCGGGTCGTCCGATCAACAGTGTCGACCGACGCATGGCGGTATTGGCTGGTCTGGGCGCAGTGGATTGGGTGATCAGTTTTCCTGAAGGCACCCCGGAAAACCTGCTGAGCGCAGTCAAGCCGGACGTGCTGGTCAAGGGCGGCGATTACGGGATCGACCAAGTGGTCGGTGCAGACATCGTGACCGCTTACGGCGGTACGGTGAAGGTGCTGGGGTTGGTGGAAAACAGCTCGACCACGGCGATTGTCGAGAAAATCCGCAAGTCTGAATAA
- a CDS encoding aldo/keto reductase: MSQPTLHDLHRPLGSTGLRVSPLGLGTVKLGRDQGVKYPNGFQIPGDDDARMLLKLARDMGINLIDTAPAYGRSEERLGPLLRGQRQDWVIVSKVGEEFADGQSRHDFSAAHTRLSVERSLQRLETDFIDLVLVHSDGNDLAILNDCEVYATLAALKKEGKIRGFGFSGKTVDGGLKALEQGDCAMVTYNLNEQNEKAVIDYAAAHGKAILVKKALASGHVCLSPGVDPVRASFELLFERPGVASAIVGTINPLHLAHNVATVAQVLRSN, translated from the coding sequence ATGAGCCAACCGACATTGCACGACTTGCATCGCCCACTGGGCAGCACCGGCTTGCGGGTGTCGCCGCTGGGCTTGGGCACGGTGAAACTGGGTCGTGATCAAGGGGTGAAGTACCCCAATGGTTTCCAGATCCCCGGCGACGACGACGCGCGCATGTTGCTCAAGCTCGCCCGCGACATGGGTATCAATCTGATCGACACCGCCCCGGCCTATGGCCGCAGCGAAGAACGACTTGGCCCGTTGCTGCGCGGTCAACGTCAGGATTGGGTGATTGTCAGCAAGGTCGGTGAAGAATTTGCCGATGGTCAGTCGCGCCACGACTTCAGTGCCGCTCATACCCGGCTTTCCGTGGAGCGTAGCCTGCAACGTCTGGAAACGGATTTCATCGACCTGGTGCTGGTGCACTCCGACGGCAACGATCTGGCGATTCTCAACGACTGCGAGGTCTATGCGACCCTCGCCGCACTCAAGAAAGAAGGCAAGATTCGCGGCTTCGGCTTTTCCGGCAAAACCGTCGACGGTGGCTTGAAGGCACTGGAGCAAGGCGATTGCGCCATGGTCACCTACAATCTGAACGAACAAAACGAGAAGGCCGTGATTGACTATGCTGCTGCACACGGCAAAGCCATTCTGGTCAAAAAAGCCTTGGCCAGCGGTCATGTCTGCCTGAGCCCGGGTGTTGATCCGGTGCGCGCCAGTTTCGAGTTGTTGTTTGAACGTCCGGGCGTTGCCAGTGCTATTGTCGGGACCATCAATCCGCTGCACCTCGCCCATAACGTCGCGACCGTTGCCCAGGTCCTACGTAGCAACTGA
- a CDS encoding NAD(P)/FAD-dependent oxidoreductase, with amino-acid sequence MPSVISTDVLIVGAGVAGLWLNARLRREGFSTVLVENASLGGGQSVKSQGIIHGGAKYALHGALTGASEAIADMPRRWREALAGDGELDLSGVRLLSEAHYLWSPGTIAGNLTSFFASKAVRGRVDQVKGDQLPPALQDKRFKGKVYRLAELVIDVPSLIQRLADLAGDGLLAGQAVEPLLDGGVLVGLKVDGREIRAQRIVLSAGAGTAALLETLGLSRPAMQRRPLHMIIAKGPSLKPLYAHCLGGGTKPRITVTTHPAADSQWVWYMGGDIAEAEGVAREPAEQIATAQKEIGQLLPWIDQSTVQWATLRVDRAEPLQSGLVRPDNAFVAEEGRLLVGWPTKLALAPDFADRVIASLTRDGIQPSHPAPLPELPKPPMGVPAWEQLLP; translated from the coding sequence ATGCCATCCGTTATTTCCACCGACGTTCTGATTGTCGGCGCTGGTGTCGCCGGCCTCTGGCTCAATGCGCGTCTTCGCCGCGAAGGTTTTTCGACCGTGCTAGTGGAGAACGCCAGCCTCGGCGGCGGGCAGAGCGTGAAGTCCCAGGGCATCATCCATGGTGGTGCCAAGTACGCCTTGCATGGCGCACTGACCGGTGCCTCGGAAGCCATCGCCGACATGCCGCGACGCTGGCGTGAAGCCCTGGCCGGTGACGGCGAACTGGACCTGTCCGGTGTGCGACTGCTGTCCGAAGCCCATTACCTCTGGTCCCCCGGCACGATCGCCGGCAACCTCACCAGTTTCTTTGCCAGCAAAGCCGTGCGCGGCCGCGTCGATCAGGTCAAGGGCGACCAGTTGCCGCCCGCCCTGCAAGACAAACGCTTCAAGGGCAAAGTCTATCGCCTGGCAGAACTGGTGATCGACGTGCCGAGTCTGATCCAGCGCCTGGCCGATCTGGCCGGTGACGGCTTGCTTGCCGGCCAGGCAGTCGAACCACTGCTGGATGGCGGCGTGCTGGTCGGCCTTAAAGTGGATGGGCGCGAAATCCGCGCCCAGCGCATCGTCCTGAGCGCGGGCGCCGGGACGGCAGCATTGCTTGAAACGCTGGGGTTGAGTCGACCCGCCATGCAGCGTCGGCCGCTGCACATGATCATCGCCAAAGGCCCGAGCCTCAAACCGCTGTATGCCCACTGCCTGGGCGGCGGCACCAAACCTCGCATCACCGTGACCACGCACCCGGCGGCGGATAGCCAATGGGTCTGGTACATGGGTGGCGATATCGCCGAAGCCGAGGGCGTGGCCCGAGAACCTGCCGAACAAATCGCCACAGCACAGAAAGAAATCGGCCAATTGCTACCGTGGATCGACCAGAGCACGGTGCAATGGGCGACTCTGCGCGTGGATCGCGCCGAGCCACTGCAATCGGGCCTCGTCCGACCCGACAACGCATTCGTGGCCGAAGAGGGGCGTTTGCTGGTGGGCTGGCCAACCAAACTGGCCCTGGCGCCGGACTTCGCCGACCGGGTGATCGCCAGCCTGACCCGCGACGGCATCCAGCCAAGCCATCCGGCACCGCTGCCTGAACTGCCAAAGCCGCCAATGGGTGTACCTGCCTGGGAGCAACTGCTGCCATGA
- a CDS encoding DMT family transporter, translating to MTAYYYLAIAICAEVIATVSMKAVKGFSTPLPLLLVIVGYGIAFWMLTLVVRSVPVGVAYAVWAGMGIVMVSVAALFIYGQKLDVPAMLGMALIVLGVVVIQLFSKTAGH from the coding sequence ATGACCGCTTACTACTACCTGGCCATAGCCATCTGCGCCGAAGTGATTGCCACTGTTTCGATGAAAGCCGTCAAAGGCTTCAGCACGCCATTACCACTGCTGCTGGTGATCGTCGGCTACGGCATTGCGTTCTGGATGCTGACGCTGGTGGTGCGCAGCGTGCCGGTGGGCGTGGCATACGCGGTGTGGGCCGGCATGGGCATCGTGATGGTCAGCGTCGCTGCGCTGTTTATCTACGGGCAGAAACTGGATGTGCCGGCGATGCTGGGGATGGCGTTGATTGTGCTGGGTGTCGTGGTGATTCAGCTGTTCTCCAAAACTGCGGGTCACTGA
- a CDS encoding LysR family transcriptional regulator, whose amino-acid sequence MNMQWNLEQLRLFVSVAEQRSFSAVARDQRKAQSAVSSAIALLEEDLGVSLFDRSSGRQPKLTEAGAGLLEEAREVLRQCERLNGRALALMRGQEARLRLAQDEAMPYQPIIESFEALAEKFPSLEVQLTSAAQGDVARKLVERRADLGLLFFHDQIPEALERRVLGSVEMVTVCGVDHPLAKQGRIDCQQLAKHRQLLMSTQSSVYPGSEPASPQVWRADSFYVMAEWLVRGLGWAWLPRHVVQYPTYQNQMVELDSEWTPPALVVELVWRRDEPLGPAARWLAERFAVHLQAIGEKSR is encoded by the coding sequence ATGAACATGCAATGGAATCTGGAACAGCTGCGGTTGTTCGTCAGCGTCGCGGAACAGCGTTCGTTTTCCGCCGTGGCGCGGGATCAGCGCAAGGCGCAGTCGGCAGTCAGCAGTGCGATTGCGTTGCTGGAGGAAGACCTCGGCGTCAGCCTGTTTGATCGTAGCAGTGGCCGTCAGCCGAAGCTCACCGAAGCCGGCGCTGGATTATTGGAGGAAGCACGGGAAGTGCTGCGCCAGTGCGAACGTCTCAATGGCCGGGCACTGGCGTTGATGCGCGGTCAGGAAGCGCGCCTGCGCCTGGCCCAGGATGAGGCGATGCCTTATCAACCGATCATTGAAAGCTTCGAGGCCCTGGCGGAAAAATTTCCCAGCCTTGAAGTGCAATTGACCAGCGCGGCTCAGGGCGATGTCGCGCGCAAGCTGGTGGAGCGTCGCGCCGATCTCGGTTTGCTGTTCTTCCACGACCAGATTCCCGAAGCCCTGGAACGACGCGTGCTCGGCAGCGTGGAAATGGTCACTGTGTGTGGTGTTGATCATCCGCTGGCGAAGCAAGGTCGGATCGACTGCCAACAGCTGGCGAAGCACCGACAGTTGCTAATGTCGACTCAGTCCAGCGTGTATCCCGGCAGCGAACCGGCCAGCCCGCAAGTGTGGCGTGCCGACAGTTTCTATGTGATGGCTGAGTGGCTGGTGCGCGGACTCGGCTGGGCCTGGCTGCCGCGCCACGTGGTGCAGTATCCGACCTATCAGAACCAGATGGTCGAACTTGACAGCGAATGGACGCCGCCAGCCCTGGTCGTTGAGCTGGTCTGGCGCCGTGACGAACCGCTGGGGCCGGCCGCTCGCTGGCTCGCTGAACGTTTTGCCGTGCACTTGCAGGCGATCGGCGAGAAAAGCCGATAA